The Scyliorhinus canicula chromosome 13, sScyCan1.1, whole genome shotgun sequence genome contains a region encoding:
- the rps18 gene encoding 40S ribosomal protein S18: MSLVIPEKFQHILRVLNTNIDGRRKIAFAITAIKGVGRRYAHVVLRKADIDLSKRAGELSEDEVERIITIMQNPRQYKIPDWFLNRQKDVKDGKYSQVLANGLDNKLREDLERLKKIRAHRGLRHFWGLRVRGQHTKTTGRRGRTVGVSKKK, translated from the exons ATG TCGTTGGTTATTCCAGAAAAGTTCCAGCACATTCTTCGAGTCCTCAACACCAATATTGATGGGCGAAGGAAGATAGCGTTTGCTATCACCGCCATCAAG GGTGTCGGGAGGCGCTACGCTCACGTGGTGCTGAGAAAAGCTGATATCGACCTGAGCAAGAGAGCCGGGGAGCTCTCGGAGGATGAG GTCGAGCGCATTATAACGATCATGCAGAACCCACGTCAGTACAAGATCCCCGACTGGTTTCTGAACAGGCAGAAGGATGTAAAGGATGGAAAATACAGCCAG GTCTTGGCCAACGGCCTGGACAACAAACTGCGTGAGGATCTGGAGCGATTGAAGAAGATCCGCGCACACAGGGGTCTGCGGCACTTCTGGGG TCTCCGTGTACGTGGCCAGCACACAAAGACCACAGGCAGGAGAGGACGCACAGTTGGTGTGTCCAAGAAGAAGTAA